From the Carassius gibelio isolate Cgi1373 ecotype wild population from Czech Republic chromosome B25, carGib1.2-hapl.c, whole genome shotgun sequence genome, one window contains:
- the LOC128014065 gene encoding uncharacterized protein LOC128014065 — protein sequence MVLEESTADIILGRPWLNLHQPHIHWPTGEILKWGMSCHHTCITPPAKIPKVSPPLRKSSLPVQSTSVESPDTKMDHIIPPEYRAFQDVFSKQLATKLPPHRPWDCAIDLLPGATLPKGRIYPLSIPEQKAMEEYIQEALAQEFIRPSTSPAASSFFFVAKKDGGLRPCIDYRHLNSQTVKFSYPLPLVPAALEQLRGARIFTKLDLRSAYNLIRIRKGDEWKTAFITPSGHFPLKIKQFWTRDDFSFTLNTIFIITQDTTTTINNIIILIWTLTLCIQETWGQVTVTQNPEIKSIKQGETVTINCKTSQPISGCNDCVSWYQQKPGEAPKLLIYYIRRLQSGTPSRFIGSGSNYGSDFTLTISGVQTEDTGDYYCMSVHYINSQYVFTQ from the exons atggtgctggaggaatccaccgcagacatcatcctgggacgcccctggcttaacctccaccaacctcacatccattggcccactggcgagatcctgaaatggggaatgtcctgccatcatacctgcatcactcctccagctaaaatccccaaggtcagtcctcccttaaggaagtcttccctaccggtccagtccacatcagtggagagccccgacacgaagatggatcatatcatccctcctgaatatcgggcgttccaggatgtgttcagtaagcagttggcaacgaagctaccacctcataggccatgggactgcgccattgacctcctgcctggagcaacccttcctaaaggacgaatctatcccctgtccatcccggagcagaaggccatggaggagtatatacaggaagccctcgctcaggagttcatccggccatctacttcccctgccgcttccagcttcttctttgtggccaagaaggacggaggcttgaggccgtgcatcgattatcgccacctcaattcacaaaccgtcaaattcagttatcctcttcccctggtcccagcggcgttggaacaactacgcggagccaggatcttcacgaaactggacttgaggagcgcctacaacctaatccgcatccggaagggggacgaatggaagaccgctttcatcactccttctgggcact TTCCACTGAAGATAAAACAGTTCTGGACCAGAGATGACTTCTCGTTCACTCTT aacacaatcttcatcatcacacaagacacaacaacaacaatcaacaacatcatcatcctcatctggactCTGACGCTCTGCATCCAGG AGACCTGGGGACAAGTGACTGTGACTCAGAATCCAGAAATAAAATCCATCAAACAAGGAGAAACTGTTACGATCAACTGTAAAACCAGTCAGCCGATTTCTGGCTGTAATGACTGTGTGTCTTGGTATcagcagaaacctggagaagctcctaaactcctcatTTATTACATCAGAAGACTTCAGTcaggaactccatctagattcatTGGCAGTGGATCAAACTATGGAagtgatttcactctgaccatcagtggagtccagactgaagatacaggagattattactgtatgAGTGTGCACTACATCAACAgtcaatatgtgttcacacagtga